DNA sequence from the Blastomonas fulva genome:
GCTTGCTGCCTGGCAACTCCTGGAGAGGGTGGCGGAGGCATGGCGCAGTTGCCCTCTCCCGCCGCGACTAGGCAGCAAGCTGCCAAGTCTCGCGCCCTCTCCCGTAAAGGGAGAGGGGTGGGATACGACCGTCTGCATCATTGCAAGAATCACCGCGCTTCATCCATCAGCTGCCGCATCCGGCGAATGCTGGCCTCCAGCCCGTCGAAGATTGCCTCGCCGATCAGGTAATGGCCGATGTTGAGCTCGGCGAGCTGGGGAATCGCCGCAATGGGCTGGACATTATCGAACGTCAGGCCGTGCCCCGCATGCGGTTCGATGCCGTTCTTGGTGGCGAGCGCCGCGGCATCGGCGATGCGCTTGAGCTCGGTCTCGATCCCGTCGCGGTCCTCGTCCAGCCACAGATGTGCGTAGCGCCCGGTGTGCAGTTCGACCACCGGTGCGCCCAGCCGCATCGCGGCGTCGATCTGCCGCGCCTCCGGCTCGATGAACAGGCTGACGCGGATTCCCGCATCGGCAAGGCGCCCGACGATGGGCGCGAGCGTGTTGTGCATGCCAGCGGCATCCAGCCCGCCCTCGGTGGTGCGCTCCTCGCGCTTTTCGGGAACGATGCACGCAGCGTGTGGACGGTGGCGCAGCGCGATCTCGAGCATTTCCTCGGTCGCGGCCATCTCCAGATTGATCGGCAGGGTCGACCCCGCCATGATCGTGTCGAGATCGCTGTCGCGGATGTGCCGCCGGTCCTCGCGCAGGTGGACGGTAATGCCATCGCCGCCCGCCGCCTGGACAATCCGCACCGCGCGCATCGGATCGGGGTGATCCCCGCCGCGCGCGTTGCGGATGGTGGCGACGTGGTCGATGTTGACGCCTAGGCGCAGGTGCTGTGTCATAGAGGTGCTCCGGTTGCGCACAAGGCCGCGCGCATCACGTCATGGGTTATGCCGGCCTGCTGCCAGATTTCGCCAAAGGCAGCCTCGGCCTCGGCGCGGTTCGATGTCATGATGATCACCACGTCCAGATCGGGCAGGATGATATTGCGCAGCACCACGCCGCCAATGAAGCCGCGCCGCTCGACAATGCGCACCGGCGTATCCCCGCAATCCTTCAACGGTACGCTGAACGACCATTGGCCGAGCGCGGCAAAGCCATATTCGGGCTTGCCGTCCCACATCTGCGCGCGCTCGGCTTCGGGGATCAGCTTGCCGGTCATCAGCGCGCGATCAAAGGCCAACAGGTCACGCGTCGTGCCATAGAGCGCGCCTGCGCCGCCGAAATTCTCGAGCCGGAACGCCGTTGTCTCGGGCTTGCCCTCGGCATATCCTGGCACCGTCGGTTCGGTTCGCGGGAACACGCCCACGCTGGCAAGGCCCAGAGGCTGTGCGATGCGTTCGGCGATCAGCGTGTCATAGGACTTGCCGCTGGTGGCCTCGATCACGGCGGCCATCATGATGAAATCGCAGTCTCCGTACAAGAACTCGGACACCGGTTTGCGGTTGGTCGGCCCTTCGCACCACGTCCGCCCGGTTTCGGGGCTGCCGCGATCGACCATGTAGAAGGTCGACCAGCCGTCCCTGCCGATCGGCCCCTCTTCGGTGCGCGGCAGGCCGGAAATGTGCTGCATCAGCATCCGCGAGGTGATGGTGCCTGCAAACGGAGCCTTGCTGTCGGGCAGGTATTTGAGGATCGGTGCGTCAAGGTCGAGCCTCTCGGCGGCCACCTCCTGCATCGCGAGTGTGGCGGTTACCTGCTTGGATACGGAGGCCCAGCGCCAGGTCTGGCCCAATGAGTGCTCGGCCTTGGATGCCGGGTCGACAAGGCCGAATGCGCGCTCGAATACGATCGCGTCTCCGCGGGCGATCAGCACGGTGCCGGGGGCCGTGGTGGCATCGAGCGCGGCTGCCACGGCAGCCTCGTCAATGGCAGGCGGCGGTGCGCCAGCGCCCAGCAGCAGCGCTGCGAGCGGAGCGAACAGCCAGCGGATCATGCCGCTTCTGGTTCCTTGCGGCTTCCCGGTTTGACGCCGGGAGTCGCGGCGAGCTCAGGGGGCAGGGCGTCTTCGGCGAAAGTCGGGAAGTTGAGCGAGATCAGCGGGAAGAACGGAACGCCCAGCGACACCTCGCCAGCGGTGCGGTCGACCAGCGCGCCGGCAGCTATCACATTGCCGCCCGCTGCGTTCACCGCTGCGATCGCTTCGCGCGAAGACAGTCCTGTGGTGACGACATCTTCCATCAGCAGCACCTTCTGACCCGGCTTGATCGCAAAGCCGCGACGCAGCTCGAAGGTGCCGGTGGGGCGCTCGACGAACATCGCCTCGACGCCCAGCGCGCGGCCCATCTCATGGCCGATGATGAGGCCGCCCATCGCGGGCGAGATGACGAGGTCGATCTGGCTGCGGACATCGCGCGGCATGCGCGCGGCGAGCGCGCTGGCGAGGCGCGAGGCGCGCATCGGGTCCATCAGCACACGGGCGCATTGCAGATAATGCGCGCTGTGCAGCCCCGAGGAGAGGATGAAATGCCCTTCGAGCAGTGCCTGACTCGCCCGAAACTCAGCCAGAATTTCTTCGTCCTGCATTGTATTTAGCCTTTTACGTAGCGTCTTGGCACCCCCCGGAGGGGGGCTTGGGGATGGGTGCAAAAAATATCCCTAGATTGGCTTGAGACTGGCGGCAAGCCTGCGTATAGGCACGATTAGCTATGACGCAAACACGGCAGTGATCCGGCACTACGGGACGTGGACGGATGCCCTGCCCATACAGGGACATTCTACGAATGGCGTTCGCATCTTGGACGAAATCTATCGGTTTCGCAGCCCTTGTTCTCGTAACCGCGCCGCTGGCGTTGGCACAGACGCCGCCGGCTCCGCCGGTCGCTGCTCCCGCCCCCAGCACGCAGGTTGCACCTGAAGCCGCAGCGCCTGCCGCTGCTGCTCCCGCCGCCACCGCCGAAGCCGCTCCGGCAGATGCCGCTGCTGCAGGCGCGCTCGATTCGAGCTACACCCCGATGGCGCCGACCCCGGGCAAGGGCATGCCGGTCGACAAGGGCATCGACTTCCAGGACCAGTATTCCGAGCTTGGTGAATATGCCTATTGGCTCGACACCATCGTCCTGCTGCCTATCATCGTGGCGATCTCGCTGCTGGTGCTCGGCCTGCTGATGTGGATCGTCATCCGCTATCGCGCCGCCGCCAACCCGGTCGCATCGCGCGTCACGCACAATACCACCATCGAAGTTATCTGGACTTTGGTTCCGGTGCTGATCCTGGTGGGTGTTGCGGTCCCGTCGATCGACCTGCTCGCCAAGCAGTACAAGCCTGCGCCGGCTTCGGCCGTGACCGTCAAGGTGACCGGCTATCAGTGGTACTGGGGCTACAGCTATCCCGACAACGGCGATTTTGAGGTCGTCTCGAACATGCTGACCGAAGAGGCCGCCATCAAGAGTGGCGAACCATACCAGCTGGCCGTCGACAACCGCATGGTCGTCCCCGCCGGTGAGCCGATCCGCATCATCACCACCGCTTCGGACGTGATCCACAGCTTCTCGGTGCCTTCGCTCTGGTTCAAGATGGACGCCGTCCCGGGCCGTTCGAACGAGAAGATGCTCGTGATCAAGGAACCCGGCGTCTATTACGGCCAGTGCTCCGAACTGTGTGGCGCACGCCACGGCTTCATGCCGATCGCGGTTGAGGCGCTGCCTCGCGCCAAGTTCGACGCTTGGGTCCGCTCGCAGGGCGGCACCGTCAAGGGCGATGAAGTCGCCGCCGCCGCAACTCCCGCCGCTGCACCTGCAGCCGCCACCACCACTCCCGCAGCAGAAGGCGCAGGCACAGCCGCCGCCGCTCCTGCAGCCGCTCAGTAAGGACAGGGCAAGACCATGACCACGATTGCTGCCAATCCGGCCGATCTGCATGACCATGATCATGCACATGACGACCACAAGCCCGCGTTTTTCCAGCGCTGGTTCATGTCGACCAACCACAAGGACATCGGTACGCTGTACCTGATCTTCGCGATCGTCGCGGGGATCATCGGCGGTGCCATTTCCGGCCTGATGCGCATGGAGCTGGCTGAGCCCGGCGTCCAGTATCTGCAGGGCTGGGCCTCGATGATGCAGGGCAGCGAAGCCACGCTCGACCAGGCCTATCACATGTGGAACGTGCTCATCACCGCGCACGGCCTGATAATGGTGTTCTTCATGGTCATGCCAGCGATGGTCGGCGGCTTCGGCAACTGGTTCGTTCCGATCATGATCGGTGCGCCGGACATGGCCTTCCCGCGGATGAACAACATCTCGTTCTGGCTGCTGATCCCCGCCTTTGCCCTCCTGCTCGGCTCGACCTTCGTGCCCGGCGGTTCGGGCTTGGGTGCCGGCACCGGTTGGACGGTCTACGCTCCGCTGTCGACCAGCGGTTCGGTTGGCCCCGCGGTTGACCTTGCCATCCTGTCGCTGCACCTTGCCGGTGCCTCGTCGATCCTCGGCGCGATCAACTTCATCACCACCATCTTCAACATGCGCGCACCGGGCATGACGCTCAACAAGATGCCGCTTTTCGTGTGGTCGATGCTGGTCACCGCGTTCCTGCTTCTCCTCTCGCTGCCGGTTCTGGCCGCAGCCATCACCATGCTGCTGACCGACCGCAACTTCGGTTCGGCCTTCTTCAACGCCGCAGGCGGTGGTGACCCCGTTCTGTACCAGCACCTGTTCTGGTTCTTCGGCCACCCCGAAGTGTACATCATGATCCTGCCCGGTTTCGGCATGATCAGCCACATCATCGCAACCTTCTCCAAGAAGCCCGTGTTCGGCTATCTCGGCATGGCCTATGCCATGGTCGCAATCGGCGTCGTCGGTTTCGTGGTGTGGGCGCACCACATGTTCACCGTCGGTCTGTCGGTCAACATGAAGATGTACTTCACCGCAGCAACCATGGTGATCGCGGTGCCCACGGGCATCAAGATATTCTCGTGGATCGCGACGATGTGGGGCGGTTCGCTCACTTTCAAGACCCCGATGGTCTGGGCGCTCGGCTTCATCTTCATGTTCACCGTGGGTGGCGTGACCGGTGTCGTGCTCGCCAATGGCGGCGTCGACGACAACCTGCACGACACGTACTATGTGGTCGCCCACTTCCACTATGTGCTCTCGCTGGGCGCGGTGTTCTCGATCTTCGCAGGGTTCTACTACTGGTTCCCCAAGATGAGCGGCCGTCACTACAACGAGCTGCTGGGCCACCTGCACTTCTGGGTGTTCTTCATCGGCGTGAACATCCTGTTCTTCCCGATGCACTTTCTGGGCCGTCAGGGCATGCCGCGTCGCTATCCCGATTATCCCGAGGCGTTCGCCTACTGGAACGAGATCGCCTCGCTCGGCTATGCGATCATGGCTGCCGGCATGCTGATCTTCTTCGTGAACATCGCCTATGCCATGGTTGCCGGACGTCGTGCCGAAGGCAATTACTGGGGCGAGGGTGCCACGACGCTGGAATGGACCCTGTCCAGCCCGCCGCCGTTCCACCAGTTCGAAACGCTGCCCGTCATCAAGTAAGGCAGGCAGAGTTCGGGCAGATTGACGGGCCGACACGGATGTTTCCAGGTCGGCCCGCAGCCCCTCCCCGAAAGGGAGGGGTTTGCCATATGGGTAATGAGTGACATGACCGAAGCCGTTCAGCAGTTGGATCGTCAGGCAGGCGCCGTTCCGGCCCCGCATGGCGCGCTCATGCCCGCACACTGGCGGGACTTCTGGGCGTTGACCAAACCCGGCGTGATCCGCCTGGTGGTGTTTACCGGCCTGTGCGGGCTTCTGGTTGCGCCCGGGACCATTCACCCGGTCATCGGCTTCGTTGCGATCCTGTGCATCGCGATGGGCGCGGGCGGTGCCGCAGCGCTCAACCAGTATCACGAATCCGATCTCGACGCGCTGATGAAGCGCACCGCCAACCGCCCGATCCCCGCAGGCCGCATGGACCGCGAGGCCGCGCTGCAGTTCGGCCTGGCGCTGTCGGGCTTTTCGGTGGTGATCATGGGGCTGGCGGTCAACTGGCTGTCGGCTGCGATCCTGGCCTTCTCGATCTTCTATTACGCCGTGATCTACACGGTCTGGCTCAAGCCCAATACGCCGCAGAACATCGTCATCGGTGGCGGGGCTGGGGCGTTCCCGCCGGTGATCGGCTGGGCTGCGGTGACCGGTGATGTCACCATGCTGCCGATCCTGCTGTTCTCGATCATCTTCTTCTGGACCCCGCCGCACTTCTGGGCGCTCGCACTGTTCGTGAAGATGGATTATGCGCGCGTCGGCATTCCCATGATGCCCAACGTCGCGGGCGAGAAATCCACGCGCCGTCAGGTGTTCGGTTATTCGCTGGTGCTGCTCGCGACCGCCATGGCGCCGTTTGCGCTCGGCCTTGCTGGCTGGACCTATGGCGCAAGTGCGCTGGTGCTCTCGGGCGTGTTCGTGCTGCTGGCCGCACGCGTCGGCTTCCGCGTCGCGGGCGAGGGCGATGCGCTCAAGCCCGAAAAGCAGCTGTTTGCCTATTCGATCCTGTATCTGTTCATGATCTTCACCGCGCTGGTCATCGACCGGGCGGTGCTGCCGGCCATCGCGGCATGACCGAACAGCCCACATCGACCACGCAGGCGCCCGATTTCAACGATCCGGAGGTCCTCGCCCAGTTGCGCGCGCGTCAGCGCAGCCGCGCGCTGTTCATGGCCGCGATTCTCATCGCCTTGTGCGTGATGTTCTATGTCATCACCATCGTGAAGATCGGGGTGTGGGGATGAACGCCGCGACGCTTTCTCCCGATGTTTCGCGCCGCAACCGCAAGGCTGCTCTCCTCGCTTTGTGCTTTGCGGGCGGAATGCTCGGCATGGGCTATGCCGCGGTGCCGCTGTACCGCATCTTCTGCGAGGCAACCGGCTTTGGCGG
Encoded proteins:
- a CDS encoding heme o synthase; translation: MTEAVQQLDRQAGAVPAPHGALMPAHWRDFWALTKPGVIRLVVFTGLCGLLVAPGTIHPVIGFVAILCIAMGAGGAAALNQYHESDLDALMKRTANRPIPAGRMDREAALQFGLALSGFSVVIMGLAVNWLSAAILAFSIFYYAVIYTVWLKPNTPQNIVIGGGAGAFPPVIGWAAVTGDVTMLPILLFSIIFFWTPPHFWALALFVKMDYARVGIPMMPNVAGEKSTRRQVFGYSLVLLATAMAPFALGLAGWTYGASALVLSGVFVLLAARVGFRVAGEGDALKPEKQLFAYSILYLFMIFTALVIDRAVLPAIAA
- a CDS encoding serine hydrolase domain-containing protein is translated as MIRWLFAPLAALLLGAGAPPPAIDEAAVAAALDATTAPGTVLIARGDAIVFERAFGLVDPASKAEHSLGQTWRWASVSKQVTATLAMQEVAAERLDLDAPILKYLPDSKAPFAGTITSRMLMQHISGLPRTEEGPIGRDGWSTFYMVDRGSPETGRTWCEGPTNRKPVSEFLYGDCDFIMMAAVIEATSGKSYDTLIAERIAQPLGLASVGVFPRTEPTVPGYAEGKPETTAFRLENFGGAGALYGTTRDLLAFDRALMTGKLIPEAERAQMWDGKPEYGFAALGQWSFSVPLKDCGDTPVRIVERRGFIGGVVLRNIILPDLDVVIIMTSNRAEAEAAFGEIWQQAGITHDVMRAALCATGAPL
- the ctaD gene encoding cytochrome c oxidase subunit I, translated to MTTIAANPADLHDHDHAHDDHKPAFFQRWFMSTNHKDIGTLYLIFAIVAGIIGGAISGLMRMELAEPGVQYLQGWASMMQGSEATLDQAYHMWNVLITAHGLIMVFFMVMPAMVGGFGNWFVPIMIGAPDMAFPRMNNISFWLLIPAFALLLGSTFVPGGSGLGAGTGWTVYAPLSTSGSVGPAVDLAILSLHLAGASSILGAINFITTIFNMRAPGMTLNKMPLFVWSMLVTAFLLLLSLPVLAAAITMLLTDRNFGSAFFNAAGGGDPVLYQHLFWFFGHPEVYIMILPGFGMISHIIATFSKKPVFGYLGMAYAMVAIGVVGFVVWAHHMFTVGLSVNMKMYFTAATMVIAVPTGIKIFSWIATMWGGSLTFKTPMVWALGFIFMFTVGGVTGVVLANGGVDDNLHDTYYVVAHFHYVLSLGAVFSIFAGFYYWFPKMSGRHYNELLGHLHFWVFFIGVNILFFPMHFLGRQGMPRRYPDYPEAFAYWNEIASLGYAIMAAGMLIFFVNIAYAMVAGRRAEGNYWGEGATTLEWTLSSPPPFHQFETLPVIK
- the coxB gene encoding cytochrome c oxidase subunit II — encoded protein: MAFASWTKSIGFAALVLVTAPLALAQTPPAPPVAAPAPSTQVAPEAAAPAAAAPAATAEAAPADAAAAGALDSSYTPMAPTPGKGMPVDKGIDFQDQYSELGEYAYWLDTIVLLPIIVAISLLVLGLLMWIVIRYRAAANPVASRVTHNTTIEVIWTLVPVLILVGVAVPSIDLLAKQYKPAPASAVTVKVTGYQWYWGYSYPDNGDFEVVSNMLTEEAAIKSGEPYQLAVDNRMVVPAGEPIRIITTASDVIHSFSVPSLWFKMDAVPGRSNEKMLVIKEPGVYYGQCSELCGARHGFMPIAVEALPRAKFDAWVRSQGGTVKGDEVAAAATPAAAPAAATTTPAAEGAGTAAAAPAAAQ
- the pyrE gene encoding orotate phosphoribosyltransferase, with the translated sequence MQDEEILAEFRASQALLEGHFILSSGLHSAHYLQCARVLMDPMRASRLASALAARMPRDVRSQIDLVISPAMGGLIIGHEMGRALGVEAMFVERPTGTFELRRGFAIKPGQKVLLMEDVVTTGLSSREAIAAVNAAGGNVIAAGALVDRTAGEVSLGVPFFPLISLNFPTFAEDALPPELAATPGVKPGSRKEPEAA
- a CDS encoding pyridoxine 5'-phosphate synthase; the protein is MTQHLRLGVNIDHVATIRNARGGDHPDPMRAVRIVQAAGGDGITVHLREDRRHIRDSDLDTIMAGSTLPINLEMAATEEMLEIALRHRPHAACIVPEKREERTTEGGLDAAGMHNTLAPIVGRLADAGIRVSLFIEPEARQIDAAMRLGAPVVELHTGRYAHLWLDEDRDGIETELKRIADAAALATKNGIEPHAGHGLTFDNVQPIAAIPQLAELNIGHYLIGEAIFDGLEASIRRMRQLMDEAR